Proteins co-encoded in one Spirosoma endbachense genomic window:
- a CDS encoding sulfatase family protein has protein sequence MNNMAVLLRTITVIALTLSSTAEIAQVTKADARQTAQRPNVILIYADDLGYGDLSCYGSTKVKTPNVDRLASQGLRFKNAYATSATCTPSRYSLLTGEYAWRQKGTGIAPGNASLIIKPGRSTLPGVFKAAGYQTASVGKWHLGLGGPEGPDWNGDLKPGPVEVGFTHSYIMAATGDRVPCVYVENHRVVNLDPKDPIQVDYKQKIGDEPTGRENPDKLKMKPSHGHDMTIVNGISRIGYMTGGKSALWKDEDMADVFTKQAVQFIESTQKNKVAAQPFFLYFATHDIHVPRVPHPRFVGKSGLGARGDALLEFDWEVGEILKTLDRLQLTNNTLVLLSSDNGPVVDDGYQDQAVQKLSGHRPAGPLRGGKYSAFEAGTRVPLLVRWPGKVKPGQSDAPISQIDFLADFAALLGQQYNHTDAPDTENQLNALLGRDPTGRAEIVEHAGTLSIVQGSWKYIDPSDGPAFEKFTSTELGNNPQPQLYNLATDLGEKRNVANQYPARVQQLKQRLQEIRQKATQ, from the coding sequence ATGAATAACATGGCTGTGCTGCTACGCACTATTACTGTAATTGCCCTGACTCTATCCAGCACGGCAGAAATCGCTCAGGTTACCAAAGCGGATGCGCGTCAGACAGCTCAACGGCCAAATGTTATCCTCATCTACGCCGACGACCTTGGTTATGGCGACCTAAGCTGTTATGGATCGACCAAAGTCAAAACACCAAACGTAGACCGGCTGGCCAGTCAGGGATTACGCTTTAAGAACGCCTACGCAACCTCGGCAACCTGTACTCCCTCGCGCTATTCGCTCCTGACGGGTGAATACGCCTGGCGTCAAAAAGGCACGGGCATTGCCCCCGGCAATGCCTCACTTATTATCAAACCGGGGCGTAGTACGTTGCCCGGCGTGTTCAAAGCTGCTGGCTATCAAACTGCATCAGTGGGTAAATGGCATCTGGGCCTGGGTGGCCCCGAAGGACCAGACTGGAATGGTGACCTTAAACCCGGCCCGGTGGAAGTGGGATTTACTCACTCGTACATCATGGCTGCTACCGGCGATCGGGTGCCATGCGTGTACGTGGAAAATCATCGGGTCGTCAATCTTGACCCCAAAGACCCGATTCAGGTCGATTACAAGCAAAAGATTGGCGATGAGCCAACGGGCCGTGAGAACCCGGATAAGCTAAAGATGAAACCATCGCATGGCCACGACATGACCATCGTCAATGGCATTAGTCGCATTGGCTACATGACGGGTGGCAAATCGGCTCTGTGGAAAGATGAGGACATGGCTGATGTATTCACCAAACAGGCGGTTCAGTTCATTGAGAGCACTCAAAAAAACAAAGTGGCGGCCCAGCCATTCTTTCTTTACTTCGCAACCCACGATATTCATGTGCCGCGCGTTCCGCACCCTCGATTCGTGGGTAAAAGCGGGCTGGGGGCACGCGGAGATGCCCTCCTCGAATTTGATTGGGAAGTGGGTGAAATCCTGAAAACGCTCGATCGCTTACAGCTGACAAACAATACACTGGTACTGCTTTCGAGCGACAATGGTCCGGTTGTAGACGATGGCTATCAGGATCAGGCCGTACAAAAACTGAGTGGGCACCGACCCGCCGGGCCGTTGCGGGGCGGAAAATACAGCGCTTTTGAGGCCGGAACGAGAGTGCCGTTGCTCGTGCGCTGGCCGGGAAAGGTGAAACCCGGCCAATCAGACGCTCCCATCAGCCAGATTGATTTTCTGGCCGATTTTGCCGCTCTTTTAGGACAACAGTACAATCACACTGACGCTCCGGACACCGAAAATCAACTAAATGCGCTACTTGGTCGCGATCCGACCGGCCGTGCCGAGATTGTTGAACATGCCGGAACGTTGTCAATTGTTCAGGGATCATGGAAATACATTGATCCCAGCGACGGTCCAGCCTTTGAAAAATTCACGTCAACTGAATTGGGAAATAATCCCCAGCCTCAACTGTATAATCTTGCCACCGATCTGGGTGAAAAACGAAACGTAGCCAATCAATATCCCGCACGGGTACAGCAGCTAAAACAACGACTACAGGAAATCCGGCAGAAGGCAACGCAGTAA
- a CDS encoding sugar phosphate isomerase/epimerase family protein, producing MFKSAYPLGLLLGLSLSVTGVSAQSRKPLYTFPLGVEAYTYRAYFPKDVVATLDTIKALGFTEMEGGTPKGVTTEEYRKMLDKRGIKMVATGAGYEQIVKDPESIVKNAKQLGASYVMVAWIPHEKSNFTIENAKKAVDDFNRVGKTLKDNGLTFCYHNHGYEFGPYQNGTLFDYIVQNTNPQYVSFELDILWAQHGGADPVALLNKYGSRWKLMHLKDLKKGIKGDLSGGTPPENDVVLGKGQVDMPGVLKAGKKVGIKHYFIEDESNHEDVQVRQSIAYLKNLKE from the coding sequence ATGTTCAAATCCGCTTATCCCCTGGGCCTATTGCTTGGGTTATCGCTTTCCGTAACCGGCGTTTCTGCCCAATCGCGTAAACCGCTGTATACCTTTCCTTTAGGCGTCGAGGCCTATACCTACCGGGCTTATTTCCCCAAAGATGTAGTGGCCACGCTGGACACGATCAAGGCATTGGGTTTTACAGAAATGGAGGGTGGCACGCCAAAGGGTGTAACAACCGAAGAATACCGAAAAATGCTGGATAAACGGGGCATCAAGATGGTTGCTACTGGAGCCGGGTATGAGCAGATTGTGAAAGATCCGGAAAGCATCGTCAAAAACGCCAAACAACTGGGGGCTTCCTATGTCATGGTCGCCTGGATACCGCACGAAAAGAGCAACTTCACCATCGAGAACGCAAAAAAAGCCGTCGACGATTTCAACCGGGTGGGTAAGACCCTGAAAGACAACGGCCTTACGTTTTGCTACCACAACCACGGCTACGAGTTCGGTCCGTATCAGAACGGAACCCTTTTCGACTACATTGTTCAAAACACCAACCCGCAGTATGTATCCTTTGAGCTGGACATTTTATGGGCCCAGCACGGCGGTGCTGACCCGGTCGCGTTATTGAACAAATATGGCAGCCGCTGGAAACTCATGCACCTTAAAGACCTCAAAAAGGGCATTAAAGGTGACCTCAGCGGTGGTACACCGCCCGAAAACGACGTTGTACTGGGCAAAGGTCAGGTAGACATGCCCGGTGTATTGAAGGCTGGCAAAAAAGTAGGTATCAAGCATTATTTTATTGAGGATGAAAGCAATCACGAAGATGTTCAGGTTCGCCAGAGCATTGCCTATCTGAAAAATTTAAAGGAGTAG